From the genome of Glycine soja cultivar W05 chromosome 14, ASM419377v2, whole genome shotgun sequence:
TATTATCCAAAGGAGTGACGTAGCAAGAGTGAGGTTGCAAATGGAGAAAGTCAGTAATCAAAGCAAAACTGAATATTCATTCTGATAGAGCTGGAATTAGGTGCTGCATATCTTAGTTCCACTGAGAATGTAGCCCCCAAATGAGCTCATTTGCATGCATGGGTGAGTTCTAGATGGAAGTAcctgccatatatatatatgaataaattgTTAAAGGGGGTCTGTATTTTgtaccataaaaaaattgatatgaataacataaataatGTAACCAAAGGACTTCATAAAACTTGTCTAATTTCATAATATTGAAATAACTTATACCTGGTATTCACGCAGCCAAGGCTCTGTTATTTGCAATCCAATAGCCATTTTCTCAAGCTGTAAATTGTGCATGCAAGTTGCAAGAGGCTGCATTTTATATAGTGAACAAACAAGGGAGATTTTGTTAACAATCTGAAGGGAAATTCATCCACATATatagaaaaggaaggaagaatgGGCCTAACAATAGTAAAGGCCTGTTGGTCTAtgagataagaagaaaaaaaagacaaggAAATTTGATAAGACAAGGAAATTTGATGAAACAAGGGAGTGGAGAAATCAGTTGCAAGAGAGATGGAAATGCACAACAGACTGGACAGCAGCTAGAGCCATGAGGAGATTGAGGATAAGAGAATTGGAGAATCATGAGTGTTGCCGGAACAGTCCGAATAGGAGTTCCTTGAGCATTGTTttcatcataatttatttagtatttagTGGCAAATATAAAGCATTTCtgctttaaagtttaaactgcCCAACCCCTAGTCCCCTACCCACCcccaaatttttcattttctactgtCTCCATGTGTACTGGATTACTTAGTTTGGATAGTTGATCACTACATGGTATTGTTTAATCAATTGTCAATAAGCAGCACTCTGCTTCTTTAAATATGCATAAGGATTTGATTAATGTAAGTCAGAAAACAATTGAAATGTGAAATAAATTACCTGAAGATATTGGTGATAAATAGCAAATGGAGCAGAGTTTGCTAAAAGGGGCAAGAGATCTCTAACCAATGCCCAAGTATCCAACTCCGGAGCAGCAATGATTAGACTGTACAAATGGAAAATAGAATGCTTAATTCAATGATTCTTTGAACATGGAggcaaatatttaaatttatatacctAGAGAAACCATTTTCCTTCCACAAGTCAATGATTTCTTTGTGTGCCCTTTCTCCAGCCTTTGGAGCTTTCCGAACTTTAGCAGGTTCAGTATTCTCAGCCCCAAGATCAGAAATTCCATTTTCCAATGAATGAGAGTTATCCTCCATGCTGGTCGATGCAGACATTTGATCCTGCACACTTTATAACTTCAGATAGTGTGCAAACAACAAGATAGAACTGAGCAGGAGATGAAGGAGGTCCTACTTACAGTTGACCGGCTTTCCACATTGCATGCATCATCATGTTGCAGAGTTTGTTCGGGTAATTCTTTTTGTGATAACAAGTCAGAGATGGGAGACCGCACAATTCTGCAACAAATAGGAGATGATAAGAAAGCCAGAGGCAAGAATCAAACATACGcattcaagtgattctttttgtgATTTGAAGTCATTTTCTTTAGTTCTCAGATAGTAACAtggaattaatttaattatatccaTAGATATCTCTGAAGAAACTTCCATaaactttttctatttttcttgggcttcataaattattaaattacaagaaaaaatgTGTCTAAAACTActcaattgaaagaaaaaataattgtatatattgtaaaaaatacCAAGGTCAAAACAACGAACATCCAAAACtatctttgaaaaattaaagcATAAGAAAATGCTAATCGTTTCTCTTTTAGTGTAATCAATACTGCAAAAAGagcaattaaaaaaacatttagatgattttaacaagaaaaattgTTTGATGAAAGCAACAAAAGTATAAAACACATATCTGACCTCTTGCAGATTTCATCACTTAAGTTAAATATCCTCACAATATCCATGGAATATGGTGCCTGCCCAGAATATGAGTTGCATACAAAACCGGTACctgaaaaatattaacattgtTTAATACTTCACATATAATGCATGCAATAGCTGCTTAACTAGGAAAATTCCCAATATCACTAGCTTAGTCAGAAGACTGTGGTAAACAAAAGTGAATGTAACTATATATCAACAGTAAAGTGCTATTTTCTTTATATCTCAAGTGTTGTCTTGGGATCATTCACAGTTAATTACACATTTTATtggggaaaataaaaagagcaaTATCTAAATGGCCAACTTAGTTTAATTTATACCATACCTCCTAAACGTTCTGCCACAGCACCAGTAAGAAGGCCGCCAATCATATCAACTACGAGAATGTCAGAATTTGAAGAAACATTACCCATGGAAAGCAGAAGGGACAATGTGTCCACCCGCAAGAATCTGAATCATTAGTAGTTAGTTAGAAACAATATCAAGGATATATGCATCACTTAATCTAGATGTAATTTTGTATGTATGTACGGCAAACAGGATACACAAGTCCAAAACAGAGAAAAATAAACTAAGAATATTTACATCCTGACACTGATAATAAATTAAGAAGTCTGGTTTCTTCTCAAACCCATAtttcaacacaaaattaagttctttgtttacaaaaaaaccaCAAAATTAGCAACTCTGCAGCCAATCTATCTAACATATCCAATGTTTGAAATTTGCTCTCTTCTATTCTTTTCCCTATtctttgattaaaaatttaaaaccacACACATTAAACATATTATAATGCATGTTGCTCACAATTTACATCATGCTCCAAAAGAATATCTTCATACTAATagataataaatgaaaatggtAAACATGCAAAGAAAAATAGCATTCATATGCCCAAGATAAAGACTCACCCAATTTTAGATGGATACTTCTTAAAATAGGCCTCACATATACTGGAGAAAAACAGATAATAACAACCGTAAGTAAGAGAGTAGAGActcaaaatatcaaaaaactGATACGGTATACATATTATATCTACAGATATGCCAGACAAAAATATAAGTCACAATTCACAAAATGTTTCATaggagaaaaatattatatttctgGATATTTTCAGGAATAATTTATTTCCAATGTTCAAAGAGCATGCTATAtctattcaccaaaaaaaaaaagctcttGACATGATTCTATTGTTTGTTGAATCAATATAATGCCCCTGGTCCCACCGCCATCAGACAGTTTGTAGTACAGTGACAGAAGGCATAACAGCATAATGTCATTTCCATCAACAGAACAACACCCAGAATGTCCAAATAAGCTAGATTTTTCGGGTAATCTTTTATATTCAAGGCACAGTTATTGGTTGCATGGAGAGAAAAATGTGAACCATTTAtcaatatgtaaaaatatagtGATAAAAACAGCAGAGGAAAATAATCAAGGTCACCTTCGAGCAACAGGGCGCCTCATAAGTACTTTTGGTGCATATTTCTTCTGCTTCTTAAGTCTATATTTCTCCTGCAAAAATAGCATAAGATTCACTTCGATTTCATTCCTAAATtacaatacacacacacacacacaatttgGCCTCCAAAAATTTCCATCTATACAAAGTAGTCCCCAAAGTTGTCAGCATGCTAACAAGTTCAACCTTAGCACTAAGTGATGAAAGTGTTAGCAAGTTGGTAATTTGAGCAAATACATTGTGTGGACAGAAACTTTTTCGAACCAAAGCAAAACAAATGATACAAGCAATATTTTTAGGTAAACAAAATTGTATATTTAGTATTTACTTCAAAGTAAACAATCTAAGCTTTTCACACGTTGAAATACCTGTGAGAATGatgttttcttttcaaatgtCACGCTATTGGCAATGAGAGCTTCAATTATTTCATTACCTCCCGCACCCTGCCTGCACAAAAGATACAGTTTATTCTTTCACTACTGAATCCCACAAGATTGGCAAAGAAATAATAGTTCGACAGTTCATTTCAGAAAAGCAAGTAGAATTCACACGAACAAAGAATGGCACTAAAACCGCATTCAAATTACATCAACATGTAAAATCAAAGTCACGAAACCAAAACATACCAAAATAACACATAAAAATCTTCACTACTCATTTCATTTAATCCCCAAAATCTTCACGTACTGACCTTCGCATGGCTTCTATATCTTCACCAGTCAGTCTTTGTGCCGTATTATTGTCAACCAACTCTCGATTGTCCCTCGAATCAACATTTGCTTGAACATCTCTCTCTTCTTCAGGATAATTATCCTCAACTTTGTGCCTCGACTTGACACTTACTTGAACATCTCTTAATTCTTCAGCATTATTACCATTAACTAAATCGCAAATAGAGAGGCACCCTACATGTTAGAGTGCAGGGAAGTATCCCaattaaacttaaaagaaacaaaaatcaatcagaGAGCCTCCCGCCCTAACTCTCTCACTCACTTAGAAATAAACATAGATAAATAGCCAAATTTGTCCCCAAAAGTGTGATGCAGTAACAAATTGGTCCCTGAAAGatggaaaatacaaaattagtcaTTGAACATGCAAAAAGtactaaatttgaatttttcattcagGAACCAATTTGTCCATCCTTCACACTTTAAGAGACGAATTTGACCATTTACCCATGAGCATATAATGAACAATGCGGTTAGAAACTAACAAAGGCAAATGAAACATAATCACTAGTGGATAATAACATAAcaacaaatattaataatggcaaaaaagtataaaaaaaaaatgaaaaagggaaCATGCGTGCGTGCCTTGTGCGGGAGAGAGATAAGGTCCATCGACTTGAAAAGCAGTACCGAAGGGACGACCGATTAACGGTTGCAGAGAGCAGTTCTTATTCCCAATCTTCAATTtcctgaagaagaaaaaataaagacaaagaaatttagaaataaaataaataatagttttttttttatccgcaaatgttaatttttgttaagatGAGGATTGAACCGCAAACTTTCTCTCCATTCCAACCAATCTCATATcgcctaaaataaataatagtaaatgaaaaagaaaagaaaagaaaagagaagaaaactgACGCAGAGGGGGAGAGACGAGCGAAAACGAGACGGTCACCATCGTTGATGTCGAGCAAGACGCTGCAACCTTCCCATGTGACTCTACTACCACTTTCACACATCTtcgctattttattttattgataataacTTGAGTGAAAttcagagaaagagagagagagagagatctaATAATATGAATGAATGAATCTTTGTATAACGTATCTATGTTGTTGGTTTGTGTTGTGCAACTGCAACAACATGCGTCACAAGACCAGAAATAAACATAAACCCCTGACAAACATGACTAGGGTATTAGTATTAGGATTTAGGATCTGTTTTAACCGTTGCGTTTTAATTTACACCACTTGGGCTCAGAACTGCATAATGCATCTTTTTTCCTTTACTGGGCGTCAACTTTATTTCAACTATTGGGCCGTCCCTTTCGTATGCTTGCCCTTTTAACTTTTGCACCATTCTTTTTTCTCTAACCACATTGGCTTTTTTAACTATTAGTTGGAAACTAGCACTACGTGCCTCAACTCAACTaccaatttctttttttctagttctaaatttaaaaactagaaaataattaaaatgtttaaataacTTTCATATTAgaggatttattttttctaataactgtttgatttaaaagtgatttttataattagttagAGGACAAAATAGTCTGAAAAATATGCACATCAAACATTGGTAATTGTCTTTATTAATAGTTAAAGataattctaaaattaatatagaaattaattCCAGTAATTtagtttaagaaaatattgaatttaatttcgAAATGAATTAACTTccctttcaaaaaatttaattaggaaAGAAACaccaacaaatttatttaatttaaatgagaataattttaaaataatagttaaaactAATGAAGAGGTGCAATAAGAGTGTAATTGTTACGagtaaatattcaaaatttaatatgaattaatatcactcatttataaataattaaaattaataacgaGGTGCAGAAACTAAAATGTTCTAATATTCTAATATTTTGAGTAGCAAGCCTCATATTCATGTTAGTTGGTAATAGTGGATTTGGAGGTCTTCTTCATTACTCTTGTGGTCAGTGGCTCGTTGGGTATTATAGTTTTTGTAGTCAAACAACAAATGTTCATGCATAATTAGTTGTCATTTATCAAGGTCTGTTTTTAGCTTGGAATTATGGTTTTACTCACATTATTTGCGAAACAAATTTCATGACAGCTTTGAGTCTCGTCATCAAACCAGATTCATCTCTACATCCTTATGTTGTTGTGATAAACCGCATTCGATCATTCATTGACAAGCTTTGgtctctttctttttgtcatGCACATAGAGAGAGTAGCAATGCAAAACAAGGTTCTATGTTAGGGTTAGTTTGAGAATTTGGGATGTTTGTCCTTAAATGCTTTTTCCTTTTGGTGACAGATGTAGTAGGAGCTTCCATTGTTAGAGTGTAGTTGTTGAAGAAAGATAACAGCCTGTGAGAATCAATCTGTGCGTTATTTTAGGAGTGCATGTTTGATCAATATTATTTTAGGATCATATATATTTCATGTTTTCTAGTATAAATATCTACAATTATTCTTGTACTAAGGGAGACATCTTTTGTTTCCTAAAACATGTGCTAGGAACTTTGTATATATTTTCCGTTTATCTGATCAATGAATTATCCATTCAAACCATAATAGTTAttgctcttattttttttagtgataaaaaataaacagagAATGTTTACCCTGACATAGTTTAAAAATAGTAAAGAGTTATAATGACGTGTCAACTTCACTACTTTAGTttcaacttttatatattatacataaataaacaataatgagATATAAACTTAAGATTTTGTGTAAGTTTCGTAACATActttttgtaattgattaacAAATAAGTGTTTACTTACAAAATAAGTAATAAgtaagttactttttttttcaattttaaaattgattttacgtTGAGTAGAATTCAATTAACAAAttccttataatttaaaaatttatttatattaatattttaaaaatattttttaaataaaattaattcttatattttctaattagtttaaaaaattaattattttataaatttaattaaaatatactattactataaagattttttatattatcaatcaatAGTAAATTGTTATAGCATTGagaattgtttgtttttatgacaactattttaaaattatttctagaatattttttaattaattcgtagtgttaaaatctaaaacaaagaaaacaactaACTTCGTTCAATATTGTTAAAAGTGACAACTATGCGTAGTGCAAAGAAGAATAATTATGCAGAAAGCAGAGAAATAAAATTGTATGGAATATGTATTGTTCAACTCATCATCAGATTACATCATGTATATAAATACAAATAGAATGttatctaaaagataaaactattATTAAGTTAAACTATTCTAagagataaaagataaattaatcttATCTAAGAGAAGAAAGATATTCCTCCTCAAACTAGAACATTGGGAGATTATGGGCGtaactatttaaatttaaaatacgaaAACAAAATCCTTATATTTGTCCTACCCAAAAGATCAAATAGCAAATTAGATAAGCAACCAATTATCTACATCTgttattaaatatgaatttgGATAATAAGTGATTCTAAATTGATTTAACTATACATACTTAGGTGACTGACCCATAATATAGTAGGGTGGATATCATGACGTCTTTTCGTCCTAGttgttatgttatgttatttgtgtattttttttcgtTGTAGttgttaaatgattttatttcaaatacttTGTATGGAATATGATTAGTTTATACTTTTTCTTTATGCTAACGTTGCTAATTGCAATGGTTGGCCAAATCTATGTCTGACTTAATAACTACTCTAGTACTAATTCCATATGGACTTGTCcccttttactaaatattaaaattgatttctcATCCTTTTCTGTGTTGTACGTTGAACCTCACAGAAATTCATGGAATATGACATATGTAATAAGACGAACTCCATGCTACCTAAGCTTTCGTTAATCACATTATGAAATGCTATTTCCCCTACCAAACTTGTGTGTGTGCTGCGAATCAAGTCCATATGCGAACGTAGGCTGGATCAGAATTATAGTTCACTTCTtagtgtgtgtgggtgtgtgttttttttccgaagaaattaaattattgatgCAAATGAAACACATGCACTATGTTGTTTCTTGCGAACTATAATACATCATGAGCAGCCTTTAAATTAATCTCATTGTTAGATACATCATACAAActataactaaattaaaaactaaatgtgtttttttattatttatttattataagaaaCGGGTTTTAAGAGGCCAAACACAAACATTACCAGCTAGTGCGAAAAATGAACATTTGACTCATCTGCTAACAAAGGGATGGTAAAAAGCCCGGAAGGGAAATCATCATAAATACTCCAGCCAAGACAAATTAAGACAAATAACTAACCATCAAATTAGCATACTAAGAAGATTATAAGAAATTTATACTTAATTCTTAAACgggttttttaaattattttttgtgacAATGTCATATTATTATAAgaaatttatacataattttgttctaattataaaaaatttcaataaactcatattttatatttttatttaaatatggtgttattatgttttaaataaatattattttttattgttaagaaataatttattgcaaagatataaattttatttttaagaaattattattatcaggTAGATTTgctccaataaaaaaatcacttaagaAATCCTTCAACAAATTTCAATTGGAAATGCTCTAATGTCTTCCATAAATAGTACAGCCAAGACCTAAATTAAGACCAATAACTAATTCTCAAATTAACCAACTAACACCTTCTAGCTATATAAGTCAACTATACTAACATTAGTACTTGAAACAAAGAGTGATTCTTTTCTAGATTGATTACTTTTTAGTTTTACTTGAAATCAAAAAATGAATAGAGTTTAATAAGTATGAAtcc
Proteins encoded in this window:
- the LOC114383643 gene encoding tRNA (adenine(58)-N(1))-methyltransferase non-catalytic subunit trm6-like isoform X1, coding for MCESGSRVTWEGCSVLLDINDGDRLVFARLSPSAKLKIGNKNCSLQPLIGRPFGTAFQVDGPYLSPAQVNGNNAEELRDVQVSVKSRHKVEDNYPEEERDVQANVDSRDNRELVDNNTAQRLTGEDIEAMRRQGAGGNEIIEALIANSVTFEKKTSFSQEKYRLKKQKKYAPKVLMRRPVARSICEAYFKKYPSKIGFLRVDTLSLLLSMGNVSSNSDILVVDMIGGLLTGAVAERLGGTGFVCNSYSGQAPYSMDIVRIFNLSDEICKRIVRSPISDLLSQKELPEQTLQHDDACNVESRSTDQMSASTSMEDNSHSLENGISDLGAENTEPAKVRKAPKAGERAHKEIIDLWKENGFSSLIIAAPELDTWALVRDLLPLLANSAPFAIYHQYLQPLATCMHNLQLEKMAIGLQITEPWLREYQVLPSRTHPCMQMSSFGGYILSGTKICST
- the LOC114383643 gene encoding tRNA (adenine(58)-N(1))-methyltransferase non-catalytic subunit trm6-like isoform X2, producing the protein MDLISLPHKGPICYCITLLGTNLAIYLCLFLINGNNAEELRDVQVSVKSRHKVEDNYPEEERDVQANVDSRDNRELVDNNTAQRLTGEDIEAMRRQGAGGNEIIEALIANSVTFEKKTSFSQEKYRLKKQKKYAPKVLMRRPVARSICEAYFKKYPSKIGFLRVDTLSLLLSMGNVSSNSDILVVDMIGGLLTGAVAERLGGTGFVCNSYSGQAPYSMDIVRIFNLSDEICKRIVRSPISDLLSQKELPEQTLQHDDACNVESRSTDQMSASTSMEDNSHSLENGISDLGAENTEPAKVRKAPKAGERAHKEIIDLWKENGFSSLIIAAPELDTWALVRDLLPLLANSAPFAIYHQYLQPLATCMHNLQLEKMAIGLQITEPWLREYQVLPSRTHPCMQMSSFGGYILSGTKICST